The genomic DNA GATCAGCAACACCAACAGCTCTTCGATATCGCCAATCGCTACGCCGAGGCCCTGGAAAAGGGCATGGGGCGCAAGTCCCTGGTTGAGATTTTCAATGAACTGGTGAGCTATACCGCCTATCACTTCAAGGAAGAGGAAAACATGATGCGCGAAGGCGGCTATCCCGATCTTGCCAACCACAAGGAAAACCACGAAAAGCTGGTGAAGCTGGTGATGAACTACAAGCAGCAACTCGACATGGGGGAATCCGGCATCGAACAACGGGCCCTGGACTTCATCCAGACCTGGCTCAACGGCCACATCCTCGGCATGGACCGGAAATATCGCGAATACGTGAAGTGACATAGTTCACAGACGACGCCATATCCATTTGCACAGCCGTTGTTCCCGGTCATATCGCGAACCCTCACGGAGCGGCACGCTTATTTTGTTTCGGGGTAACGAACTAGTTCTAGCAGCGAATCTTGTCCCGGAAGAGCATTGCCATGGTCTACCCCTCAACCGGTCGCGGCCTGCGCTTCTCGTCCAATGCAACATAGGTCAGTACCGCGTCAGTCACCTTGACCACCGTGCCGAAGGACTCTCCGCTGGGTAATCCGCGCTCGGCATAGACAACCACGTCCACGGAAATGGATGTTCGGCCTACTTTCTGCACCTCGGCGTAGAAACTGACGATGTCGCCCATGAACACGGGCTTCTTGAACTCGAAGGCGTTTACCGCAACTGTAACAATCCGGCCCCTGGCGCGGCGCGCGGCGACGATGGCTCCCGCGACGTCGACGTGAGACATGATCCAGCCACCGAAGATATCGCCAGCTGTGTTCGTATCGGCGGGCGCGGGAACCACGCGTAGTGTCGGCTGGCGGTCCGTGGGCAGTTGATCTTCGACCATGTCCACTCCTGATCCCGTTCCTGTTCCCTGTATAATGATCATACTGGAACCGGCGGATGAAACGAACGCCGTCATCACGCAGGGATCACCATGAATCTGCTACGCCTGATTACCCGCTCGCGCTTCCTGTCACCAAAACGAAAGCTGGAACTCTATCCCCCGTTCTGGCTGATGCGCGTGAAGGTGCTGGAACTGAGCCCCGACTGGCGGCATCTGCGCGTACGCCTTCCCTTGAACATGGGGTCTCGCAACATGGGTGGCGGCATGTTCGGTGGCTACCAGGCCTCACTTGCCGATCCCATTGCCGCCCTCGCCTGCGCCCGCGTGTTTCCCGGCTATTCGGTGTGGACGCGGAACAGCAACCCGACTTTCGAGTATCACTACGAGCTGGCCGATGGCACGCCCTGCACCACGATCCACAACACGGTGGCCATCCGTCCGCGGGGCTACAAGAAAGAAAAGAATGTAAGCAACGGCGCCTACTGGTGAGACGCCCGGGAAAGGATCAGTAGTATTGCTTGAGTTCGCGTCGGCGGCCCGGGGTCGAGCGTTGCACCACCACGCCGTGGATGTGATAGGGCCCGATCAGTTCCATCGCCGGATATCCATCCTTGAGCGCCTGCAGGCACTTGGCCTCCCCGTCCACCACGAACTGGCGCAGGTAGGTATCGCCATCGTAGTCGATGACCACGAAGGCGCCGCTCACCGCTGGCATGCCGGGATCGACAATGATGATGTGCCCCTCATTGAACTCCGGTTCCATGCTGTCGCCCAGCACTCGCAGGGCGTAGGGCTCGGCCGCGGAACAGCCACCTGTATCCATCATTCGGTCCTCAGGCAAATCAAGGCAGGAATGCAATCTTATGAAATTTCGCCGTTGCTGTCATGGAGATGGCCCGGAGGACGGCAGCGAAACAACAGCAAACGACGTGTGGACATTGCCTCTCTACGGGATTCAGTGCATCGCATGACGCATCCTCCCCTCTACCATGGCCGCATCCACCATGTCGCGATTGATCACCTCCGGCAAGAGCTGGCGCACCTCGTACAATCGCTCCGCCTGACGGCAGGCCGCGTGTTCCAGCGCATCGCGGGTAGCCTTGCGAAGACCCGTGTTTGTCAGGAGATTCGGCGCCTGCCATTCGTGATACTCCTCTACCAGGCGCCGATGCAGTTCGTTGTCCCAATGCTCCCGCACAAGCAGTTCCGGAAAGCCGTCCACCCGAACGAGGCGCCCGGCCATTCCGGGATCAAGATTCAGTCCGCTCAAGCCAATCCCGCCACCGTCATCGGTACGGCGGAACCACTGGGCACGGGGCAAAGGTCCAGCGGCCGCACGAACGCAGCGGGTAAGGACTTCGGCATGGGAAATGATGGTCTGTCCCGGATCGCCTGGATTCAGGGCCGATGCGACGAAGGCCTGCTGCTCCCCCAGGCCAGCATTCCAGTCCGCCTGATGCACCTGGGGCGGCGGGCCCTGCACCAGGGTTTGCAACAGCGCGAGGGGCAGACCGTCATCGGCGGCGAGCAACCACAGTTCGAGATGATCCGAAAAGGGAAAGGGTCCGGAAGGGCGCGAACGCAGCGCCGATAGAATGGATTGGGTGTAATCGGTTTCGATGAGACCGCCGCGGTCCTCCGACCAGGAGACCTGGGAAACCCTTCCCATCCCCGGGGTACGAAGATGGACCTGCCAGCGAATTCCGTCGCGGCTAATGGCGCGGTGACCGTCGACCTCTACGATCTGAACCGTGCCCTGGTAGGGCGGCATGCGGCGGAGACTGTAGTAAACGGGTTCGCCCATAACAAAACTCCGGACGGGAATCCCGCTTGCCTGGTGCTGCGTGGCAGATCGCCACCCGTAGCCTGGCTCAGGTGAGGTATACCGGCTGCACGTACGGGATGGGCGCGGGATCGCCTTCATCGAAGGTCACCGCCTCCCAGGCCGACTCTTCCGCCAACAAGGCGCGGAGCAGCTGATTGTTCAGCGCGTGACCGGATTTGTAACCACTGAATGCACCGATAAGGCTGTGACCCAGGAGATACAGGTCCCCGATCGCATCCAGCATCTTGTGCTTCACGAATTCGTCGTCGTAACGCAGACCGTCCTCGTTCACGATACGGTAGTCATCAACCACCACAGCGTTGTCCAGGCTACCGCCCAGGGCGAGATTGCGCTGCCGCAGGGTCTCGATGTCCTTCATAAAGCCAAAGGTTCGCGCGCGGCTCACTTCCTTGACGAACGAGGTGGAAGAGAAGTCCAGTTCCGCAGTCTGCGTCGACGAACGAAACAGGGGATGATCAAATTCAATAGTGAAACCCACCTTGAACCCTTCGTAGGGTTCGAAGCGCGCCCATTTGTCACCATGCTCCACCTGGATCGGCTTGCGAATACGAATGAAGCGCTTGGGCGCATTCTGTTCGGTGATGCCCGCGGACAGGATCAGGAACACGAAGGGAGAAGCGCTGCCGTCCATGATCGGCACTTCCGACGCCGTGAGATCGACATAGGCATTGTCGATACCCAGGCCGGCGAAGGCGGACAACAGATGCTCGACCGTAGAGATTCGCACTCCATCGCGCACCAGGGTCGTCGAGAGGCTGGTATCGCCGACGCATTGGGCGCAGGCGCGGATCTCTACAGGCTGGTCCAGATCGACCCGGCGAAACACGATGCCCGTGTTGGGCGCGGCCGGGCGCAGGGTCATGTAGACCTTCTGTCCTGTATGGAGTCCAACGCCGGTGGCGGAAATCAGATTCTTGAGCGTGCGCTGCCTGAAATTGCTCGATGGTTCCATTGCGTTCTTACGGCGTTCCTGAAGAAATTTCATTCATCATATTCCGAGCTAGAGCATGTTTCGTGCCAGCCGGCACGAAGGCGCGGATTGTACAGGATTCCTCCGGTCAGCGGGAGCGAGACAACCCGTCCGAATCCGCTTTTTTTCCCGGAATACAGCAATTATTTATAGCACATGGAGTGGGAGTCGCCAGTCGGCAGTATCGCCACCCGGATGACCGGCCGCTGCCGGGTTCCGGCCGGTATGCCCCAGGCCGGGGCACAATTGCACCAGGATGATCAGTCAGATTTGGGCTTATGGCGGCGCGCCCGCGGGTGGGCGGCGTCGTAAACCTTGGCCAGGTGCTGGAAATCGATGTGGGTATAGACCTGGGTGGTGGTGATATCCGCGTGGCCCAGCAGTTCCTGAACCGCCCGCAGGTCCCCACTGGACTCCAGCAGGTGAGTGGCGAAGGAGTGGCGTAGCATATGGGGGTGTACCGGCGTACCCGGGAGTCGACGGGCAGCCCAATAGTTCAGACGCTGCTGGATGGCACGGGGGCCCAGCCTGCTACCGCGGCGCGACACGAACAGCGCGGTCTCACCGGCATCAGCCCAGGATTGGCGGTCCTGTAGCCAGCGTTCCAGGGCATTGCAGGCCTCGCGGCCCACCGGCACCACGCGGGCCTTGCTCCCCTTGCCTGTCACCCGCACGAGGGCCTCACCCAGGTCCAGATCGGTCAGGTTCAGTCCCACGACCTCCGCCAGACGCAGACCCGAGGAGTAGATAAGTTCAACCAGGGCCCGATCCCGGTGAACCAGAGCCCCGCCTTTTGGGTCTTCGATCTCCATCAGGCTGGCCGCCTCCTCCGCCGACAAGGCCTGGGGAAGCGTCTTTCCCGTTCTTGGCGCCGGTACACCGTCGAAGGGGTTGGTGTCCGCTGCCCCTTCGCGCAAGAGAAATCGGTAAAACGTGCGAGCGGTGGAAAGATAGCGGCGGATCGTGGCCCCGGAAACACCCTGACGATGGGCCTCACCGACGAAACGACGGGCATCCTGCGGCCGTACGTCGCCCCATTCCCGCAGTTCTCGTTGCTCGCAGAACCCGCGCAAACGCTCCAGATCCCGCAGGTAGCTCTTCGCGGTGTGGGGGGATAGCCGACGTTCGTACTTCAGGTGGGCAATGAATTCTTCGATCCGCGCGAGGGACGAGGAATGCATGGCGGTCAGAGATGGCGATCCAGGGCGATGCGCAGCAGTTCGCCGAGTCGAACCAGGTAGTCCGTGGCCATCCCGGGCTCGAAACGGTGCGGATCCTGGCTGCCCAGCACCAATACCCCACGGGTATCATCGCCGGACAGGGGCACGACGACCACGGACCGGATCCCTTCCGCCGTTTCGCCAAACAGGCGCGCCTGCAGGACCTCGGGCAAGACCACACCACACAGGGGTGCGTCGCCCTTGGCCGACTCCAACAGCTGGGTGAGGTCGTCATCGTCTTCCGCCACAACTTCTGCCGGCGTCGCCTCCGGGGCGGACGCCGCAGCCAGACGCAGCGCTACCGCATCCAGGCGGAACTTTTCGCGGATCTGGCTGCGCGAAATCTCAATAACCGCGGACACCCCGTTGGCCTGCAGCAGGGAACAGGCAAACTCGTGCAGACGGCGGCCGATCACGTCGTTTTCCCGCGCATTGCTGATCAATTCGCGCAGTTGCCGCTGCAGGGTCTGACCCTGTTCACGCAGCACGCCCACCTGGCGCTCGATCAGGGACACGGCGGTTCCACGCTCCGGATGGGTCAGTTCAAGCTGGGCCAGGAGCTCTGGCCGATCGCTAAAAAAATCAGGATTGTCTTCCAGAAAACGCGCGACCGCGTCTTCCCAGGAAACCTCAGTTTGCGGTTCTTCTTTGGCCATGGAGCCCCAATCCAGCCTCGAGATCGATCGATCCCTCAAATACAGTTACTGCCGGTCCGGTCATGTACACCGGGCTGCCCTCCCCTTCCCAAACGATTCGCAGGGAGCCGCCGGGAAGATCTACCCGTACCGTATCACCAAGCAGGCCCTGCTGGCGACCCGCAACCACCGCAGCACAGGCACCGGTTCCACAGGCCAGGGTCTCCCCGGCACCACGCTCGTAGACCCGCACCCGGATGTGGTCCGGGGCCACCACCTGCATGAACCCAGCATTGACCCGGTTGGGAAACCGGGGATGCGACTCGATCCGGGGGCCCAGCCAGTCCACCGGGGCGAAATCGATATCATCCACCCGGTGTACCGCATGGGGATTTCCCATGGACAGGATGGAAAATTCCAGCTCCTGCCCGTCTACCTTCAGGCGATACACGGATTCGCGCCGGGGCGCATCGAAGGGAATGTCCTTGGGCTCGAACCGGGGAACCCCCATATCTACCCGTACCTGGTCATCGGATTCGATTCGCAGACCAATGACCCCGCCAAGGGTTTCGACCTTGAGTTCGTCCCTGGCGGAAAGGTCCTGTTCGCGCACGAACCGGGCGAAACAGCGGGCCCCGTTGCCGCATTGTTCCACTTCGCCGCCGTCGGAATTGAAGATACGATAGGCAAAATCGGTCGCCGGACCTGAGGACGGTTCCACCAGCAGGACCTGGTCGCAACCGATGCCGAAATGACGATCCGCGATGTGGCGAATGGTTTCGGGATCCAGTTCCAGCTGCTGGCGAACGGCATCGAATACGACAAAATCGTTGCCGAGGCCTTGCATCTTGGTGAACTTTGTCAGACTCACGGCATTTCCGTGGTGAAGGGTTTCGATGAACGAAGACTACAGTCAAACCGGGGAAACAGGAAACCGGACCGCCAAATCATGGGGCCGGCGGACCCGCCTGTTTGTGCAGCGGATGTTTCACCGGACCATGCATCATCCCAGTCAGGCGGTTCGCGGCTCGGTGGCGATCGGGCTCATCATCGGCGGTCTGCTTGGACCTTTTCTGCCCCTGCTGGGCGTGTGGATGCTGCCGCTGGGTGTGGCACTTCTGCTTTCCCGAACCCCGGCCTACTGGCGCCTGCGCCGGCGCTTCGCGCACTGGCGCCGCGCCCGTCGTCGTGTGCGCATGCAGCAGCGTATACCCTGATCCGATCGGTCAGCCCAGAAGGCGGACGTGCTCCTTCAAGGTGCAACGATCCATCACCACGGTGATTCCCGCTTCCTGCGCCCGCCGGGCGGCGGACTCGTTCACGACCCCTTCCTGCAACCACAGGACGGGAAAGCGACGCTCAATGCAAACATCGACAATCGCGTCGATGTATTGCGGTGCCCGAAACACATCGACGATGTCCACCGGCTCCGGAACCTCTTTAAGCCCGCCGTAGGCCTTTTCGCCCAGCACCTCGGTGATGACGGGTCGCACCGGAACAATGTGGTAGCCGAACTCCTGCAGCCTGCGCGCTACCCGATGGCTTGGGCGATTGGGTTTCGGCGAAAGCCCCACAACCGCAATCGTGTCCGCCTGTTCCAGGATCTGGCGGATCTTGGCGTCGCCGGGGTTGCGAAAGCTCATGGATTCTCCTGTGGTATTTGTCCGTAGATGGCCACATGACGATCGCTGACCAGCTCGACAGCAAAACCACTGAGCCCGGCTTGCGATAACTGCCTGCGAATCTCGTCCGGTTGGAACGAGGCAAGCAGTGAATGGTGAAAATCGCGCCGCAGAATCTCCGGCTCGCCGTGGGCATAACGCTGCACCAGTTCCCGCGCCGCCGATTCCGTTGCTGGTCGCACCAGGTCCATAACCAGTACGACCGCCCCGGGTCGCCCCAGTTCGCCGATGCGCCGCCACAGCAAGCCCGGATTTTCCAGATGATGCAACAGACTGTTGCTGACGATGGTGTCGTATACCCCGGCCAGCTCCAGGTCTTGCAGTCTCAAATGCAGCAACTCCACCTGCCCGGCCGCGCCAGCCGCCAGGATCGCCTTGCGTGCGTGTTCCAGCATCGCCGCGGATCCGTCGACGCCGGTCAAACGCGCGTGAGGAAAGGCACGGGCAAGACGCACAAGGATATCGCCCGGGCCACAACCCAGGTCGACCAGGGTCCGCGGCGAATGATCGGGAAACTTCTCGTGAAGAAGATCCACAAACAGGGAGTTCGACTCGGAAAAGTCGGCTGCTGCGTATGCCGCTGCCTGATCGGCGGCATCCATCAGTTCCGGCTCGGGAATCCGGTCCATGACCGGTCTGCCTCCGGTCAGGCGGGAAGGACCGACTCGCAGGCCATCAACTCGTCCACAGTTTCACGGCGTCGCACCACGTGAAACTCGGAACCGTCGACAATGACCTCGGCCGCCCTCGGTCGCGAGTTGTAGTTCGAAGACATGACGGCACCATAGGCGCCCGCCGAAGCGACCGCCAGCAGGTCACCCGGCGCGATGGCCAGTTCGCGATCGTGCCCGAGAAAATCCCCGCTCTCGCAGACCGGGCCGACCACATCGTAGATGCCGGTCTCCCGCGCGGCGTCGCGGTTCACCACGACGATATCCTGCCACGCGTCGTACAGGGCCGGACGGATCAGATCATTCATGGCTGCATCGACAATGGCGAAATTGCGCAGCTCCCCAGGCTTGAGGTACTGGACCCGTGTCAGCAAAACGCCGGCATTTCCGACGATGGAACGGCCCGGCTCGATCAACACCCGCATACGTTGATAGCGTGTCCCCATTTCCTGCAGGTGATCCATGAGCGTAACGACCAGATTCGTCGGCTCCGGCGCTTCTTCATCGGCATAGCGGATGCCAAGGCCACCCCCCAGGTCCAGCCACTGCAAGTCGATTCCCGCGTCGCCCAGTTCCCCCACGAGTGAAATCACCCGCTCGAGGGCATCGACGAACGGATCGATCTCGGTCAACTGCGAACCGATATGGCTCGCGACGCCTCGAATCTCGATGTGATCCATCGATCGTGCACGATCGTACAACGCCGGCGCCATATCAATCGGGATCCCGAACTTGCTTTCCTTGAGCCCGGTCGAGATATAAGGATGGGTATGGGGATCCACGTCCGGGTTGATCCGCAGGGAAACCGGCGCCCGTACCCCCATGTCGGCGGCGATCTCGTTCAGTTGCTCCAGTTCCGCCTCGGACTCTACATTGAAGCAGCCGATTCCTGCTTCGAGCGCGCGCCGGATTTCCTCGGGCGTCTTGCCAACACCGGAGAAGACAACCCGGGACGGGTCGCCACCGGCGCGCAATACCCGCTCAAGTTCGCCCACGGAAACGATATCGAACCCCGAGCCCTGGTCCGCCAACAGCTTCAACACCGCGAGATTGGAATTGGCCTTGACCGCGTAGCAGACGAGATGGTCGCGACCGGAGAATGCCTCGTCATAGGC from Acidiferrobacteraceae bacterium includes the following:
- a CDS encoding DUF484 family protein, whose protein sequence is MAKEEPQTEVSWEDAVARFLEDNPDFFSDRPELLAQLELTHPERGTAVSLIERQVGVLREQGQTLQRQLRELISNARENDVIGRRLHEFACSLLQANGVSAVIEISRSQIREKFRLDAVALRLAAASAPEATPAEVVAEDDDDLTQLLESAKGDAPLCGVVLPEVLQARLFGETAEGIRSVVVVPLSGDDTRGVLVLGSQDPHRFEPGMATDYLVRLGELLRIALDRHL
- the xerC gene encoding tyrosine recombinase XerC, whose product is MHSSSLARIEEFIAHLKYERRLSPHTAKSYLRDLERLRGFCEQRELREWGDVRPQDARRFVGEAHRQGVSGATIRRYLSTARTFYRFLLREGAADTNPFDGVPAPRTGKTLPQALSAEEAASLMEIEDPKGGALVHRDRALVELIYSSGLRLAEVVGLNLTDLDLGEALVRVTGKGSKARVVPVGREACNALERWLQDRQSWADAGETALFVSRRGSRLGPRAIQQRLNYWAARRLPGTPVHPHMLRHSFATHLLESSGDLRAVQELLGHADITTTQVYTHIDFQHLAKVYDAAHPRARRHKPKSD
- a CDS encoding methyltransferase domain-containing protein, whose translation is MDRIPEPELMDAADQAAAYAAADFSESNSLFVDLLHEKFPDHSPRTLVDLGCGPGDILVRLARAFPHARLTGVDGSAAMLEHARKAILAAGAAGQVELLHLRLQDLELAGVYDTIVSNSLLHHLENPGLLWRRIGELGRPGAVVLVMDLVRPATESAARELVQRYAHGEPEILRRDFHHSLLASFQPDEIRRQLSQAGLSGFAVELVSDRHVAIYGQIPQENP
- a CDS encoding CoA-binding protein, whose translation is MSFRNPGDAKIRQILEQADTIAVVGLSPKPNRPSHRVARRLQEFGYHIVPVRPVITEVLGEKAYGGLKEVPEPVDIVDVFRAPQYIDAIVDVCIERRFPVLWLQEGVVNESAARRAQEAGITVVMDRCTLKEHVRLLG
- a CDS encoding bacteriohemerythrin produces the protein MSRFEWSEIYSVGNDTIDQQHQQLFDIANRYAEALEKGMGRKSLVEIFNELVSYTAYHFKEEENMMREGGYPDLANHKENHEKLVKLVMNYKQQLDMGESGIEQRALDFIQTWLNGHILGMDRKYREYVK
- the lysA gene encoding diaminopimelate decarboxylase, which gives rise to MEAFHYQDGQLYAEGVALADIASAVGSPVYVYSRAMIEERWRAYDEAFSGRDHLVCYAVKANSNLAVLKLLADQGSGFDIVSVGELERVLRAGGDPSRVVFSGVGKTPEEIRRALEAGIGCFNVESEAELEQLNEIAADMGVRAPVSLRINPDVDPHTHPYISTGLKESKFGIPIDMAPALYDRARSMDHIEIRGVASHIGSQLTEIDPFVDALERVISLVGELGDAGIDLQWLDLGGGLGIRYADEEAPEPTNLVVTLMDHLQEMGTRYQRMRVLIEPGRSIVGNAGVLLTRVQYLKPGELRNFAIVDAAMNDLIRPALYDAWQDIVVVNRDAARETGIYDVVGPVCESGDFLGHDRELAIAPGDLLAVASAGAYGAVMSSNYNSRPRAAEVIVDGSEFHVVRRRETVDELMACESVLPA
- the dapF gene encoding diaminopimelate epimerase → MQGLGNDFVVFDAVRQQLELDPETIRHIADRHFGIGCDQVLLVEPSSGPATDFAYRIFNSDGGEVEQCGNGARCFARFVREQDLSARDELKVETLGGVIGLRIESDDQVRVDMGVPRFEPKDIPFDAPRRESVYRLKVDGQELEFSILSMGNPHAVHRVDDIDFAPVDWLGPRIESHPRFPNRVNAGFMQVVAPDHIRVRVYERGAGETLACGTGACAAVVAGRQQGLLGDTVRVDLPGGSLRIVWEGEGSPVYMTGPAVTVFEGSIDLEAGLGLHGQRRTAN
- the lpxC gene encoding UDP-3-O-acyl-N-acetylglucosamine deacetylase gives rise to the protein MKFLQERRKNAMEPSSNFRQRTLKNLISATGVGLHTGQKVYMTLRPAAPNTGIVFRRVDLDQPVEIRACAQCVGDTSLSTTLVRDGVRISTVEHLLSAFAGLGIDNAYVDLTASEVPIMDGSASPFVFLILSAGITEQNAPKRFIRIRKPIQVEHGDKWARFEPYEGFKVGFTIEFDHPLFRSSTQTAELDFSSTSFVKEVSRARTFGFMKDIETLRQRNLALGGSLDNAVVVDDYRIVNEDGLRYDDEFVKHKMLDAIGDLYLLGHSLIGAFSGYKSGHALNNQLLRALLAEESAWEAVTFDEGDPAPIPYVQPVYLT
- a CDS encoding S24 family peptidase, with amino-acid sequence MMDTGGCSAAEPYALRVLGDSMEPEFNEGHIIIVDPGMPAVSGAFVVIDYDGDTYLRQFVVDGEAKCLQALKDGYPAMELIGPYHIHGVVVQRSTPGRRRELKQYY
- a CDS encoding acyl-CoA thioesterase, encoding MVEDQLPTDRQPTLRVVPAPADTNTAGDIFGGWIMSHVDVAGAIVAARRARGRIVTVAVNAFEFKKPVFMGDIVSFYAEVQKVGRTSISVDVVVYAERGLPSGESFGTVVKVTDAVLTYVALDEKRRPRPVEG